The Oryzias latipes chromosome 16, ASM223467v1 genome includes a region encoding these proteins:
- the aicda gene encoding single-stranded DNA cytosine deaminase: FNFIPSVLLPKKKFIYHYKNMRWARGRHETYLCFVVKRRVGPESLSFDFGHLRNRNGCHVELLFLRHLSALCPGLWGYGATGQGRVSYSITWFCSWSPCANCSFRLAQFLSQTPNLRLRIFVSRLYFCDLEDSREREGLRMLKKVGVHITVMSYKDYFYCWQTFVARKQSKFKPWDGLHQNSVRLSRKLNRILQPCETEDFRDAFKLLGL; encoded by the exons ttcaattttattccTAGTGTGCTTCTtcccaaaaaaaagttcatctaTCATTACAAGAACATGCGCTGGGCAAGAGGCAGACATGAAACATACCTCTGCTTTGTGGTGAAAAGGAGAGTGGGCCCAGAATCTCTGTCCTTTGACTTCGGACATCTCCGCAATCGTAATGGCTGCCATGTGGAG CTGTTGTTCCTGCGCCACCTGAGTGCATTGTGCCCTGGTTTATGGGGATATGGAGCAACCGGACAGGGAAGGGTCAGCTACTCCATCACCTGGTTTTGCTCTTGGTCTCCTTGTGCTAACTGCTCTTTCAGACTAGCACAGTTTCTCAGCCAGACCCCCAACCTGCGCCTCAGGATTTTCGTCTCCCGTCTGTATTTCTGTGACTTGGAGGACAGCCGTGAAAGAGAAGGTTTAAGGATGCTGAAAAAAGTTGGCGTGCACATCACAGTCATGAGTTACAAAG ATTACTTCTATTGCTGGCAGACCTTTGTGGCTCGGAAACAAAGCAAATTCAAACCCTGGGATGGGCTGCACCAAAACTCTGTTCGGCTTTCAAGAAAACTCAACCGCATCCTACAG CCATGTGAGACAGAAGATTTCAGAGATGCATTCAAGCTTCTTGGACTGTGA
- the nat14 gene encoding N-acetyltransferase 14 → MVRLELDQIVMRRMKEDDIEIVKALIKEGCEGTENRLILHILTRPLCLFVLAVLSSVLRCLVHSFILALTIPVFLLIVFLKITMPRSTGVLGSSRPYWDYVGSSYRGMQDETLSNPYSRISGKTPVTKKPRRRIGCKDKEMSSEKITPEREQTAGQVWVAQCEGEIVGCIFRESETRPGIARICRLVTGCWYRREGLGRLLVQSLENREREAGAHRVYAHIPYPSKVGEAFFRKVGYVQLGEVENGEEEEEIEKETPEKGFMGYPLTKVYYKDL, encoded by the exons ATGGTGAGGCTTGAGTTGGACCAGATAgtgatgaggaggatgaaggaGGACGACATCGAGATAGTCAAGGCCCTGATAAAG GAGGGCTGTGAGGGTACAGAGAACCGTCTCATCCTCCACATCCTGACTCGTCCGCTCTGCCTCTTCGTCTTGGCTGTTCTCTCTTCTGTCCTGCGCTGCCTCGTCCATTCTTTTATTCTGGCCCTCACCATCCCGGTCTTCTTGCTGATCGTCTTCCTCAAAATCACCATGCCACGCTCCACAGGAGTTCTGGGCAGCAGCCGTCCCTACTGGGACTATGTTGGCAGCAGCTACAGAGGGATGCAGGATGAGACCCTGTCAAACCCTTACAGCCGGATCAGCGGGAAAACTCCAGTGACAAAAAAG CCAAGGCGAAGAATTGGGTGCAAAGACAAGGAAATGTCATCCGAAAAGATCACCCCAGAGAGGGAGCAAACCGCCGGTCAGGTGTGGGTCGCTCAATGCGAGGGAGAGATTGTGGGCTGCATCTTCCGGGAGAGTGAGACCCGACCCGGCATCGCAAGGATCTGCAGGCTGGTGACAGGATGTTGGTATCGCAGGGAGGGCCTGGGGCGATTGCTGGTCCAGAGTCTGGAGAACAGAGAAAGGGAGGCCGGAGCACACAGGGTGTACGCACACATCCCCTACCCATCCAAAgtgggggaagccttctttaGAAAAGTGGGCTATGTGCAGCTAGGGGAAGTGGagaatggagaggaggaggaagaaatcGAGAAAGAAACGCCAGAGAAAGGCTTCATGGGTTACCCTCTTACAAAGGTTTACTACAAAGACTTGTGA
- the LOC101166659 gene encoding ras-responsive element-binding protein 1, whose protein sequence is MANSVALVVQAELLPPQSAAPLSPFPTLLVSGEDGEEDREREEMGDGDKSVGKGGQEVVLDMVTSAVSGGPHQPDQSDHPFQCLDCGKSFRWSSRLTHHQRSHNNERPYRCSICPKAFKGSSALLYHQRSHSGEKPYKCQDCGKAFKRSSLLQVHQSVHTGVRTFLCPYCPLTFKWSSHYQYHLRQHTGECPYPCDTCPKAFKNSSSLRRHKNVHLGLKPYTCSVCNKSFTQSTNLRQHMRIHTGERPYICGECGRSFTHSSNLALHKNSHSSLNAGQKEGKKGAEGGKRNEIVEVIVNSEEVTSSMLTDMVGFVSQEGADGVGVGMEEVFLSTAAPGSNPGLLPQLTLTPSGEAVCTTRAIGTEVHLSTGTGASVLLYSCGSCSNTFSTRRQLEEHQAIHMAPEEHRASGEAGQEAGMEVGDGLVGAGHLLADFEEVVETTSVAESGQSSEVLLGLSDGGSTVCPEGVATTQAQFDLLQSFTEVTQNSSAAQPETGTTWAGLSCGYCNKTFKTSGGLNRHVSLMHSLSSQSRSQFSCSACDRSFPLLSSLLTHQHSHTPEQRLLAEAEAEIVCPPSLSLSLPLPSSPGQGDKQQEAQGELHVNIIAVGQEQEEQSAKPTKPHKKTGSSKSTPAGERPYRCLECGKAFKGSSGLKYHMRDHTGEKPYRCTECGKSFKRSSLLSIHQRVHTGVRAFQCPHCPLTFKWSSHYQYHLRQHTGERPYVCKECGKSFKNTSCLRRHSQMHSGLRPHTCSICSKSFSQTSNLKQHERTHSGERPFQCTHCTKSFTHSSNLQLHLRTHSLRKDYKCPYCSKEFVMHSYLQRHIRTHGSDVALPDGGGKDGMAVKANMGGVTTTTTLLNPITLKASDNSLIVSQPALNIPPNTSQNYFMIQTASGLQLIPLSSPTPVSPPPPPPPPPPQAQSQNFLLLQCPLNNGSQSSLILVPAASNPPPAPDPQSLPVLQTIQTFQPVVSQTQTQIPQFPAVSQQQQTRIIITNNNNNAHPPVPITTPSVLASSLLTKPILGRSTRTARGRRGRKPKAALQKSATTPVTPPVGGAVPVTNCEVESGLLPEPAASAAPVSSSSTLTLVSSCPLSASSSPVAPTLSQSSTSGCPLSVSNITPAGTAASAPVCSAVCPEREAGSSAEQMREGEGLIGKQLVLCFDNEEQAKDGVSLEQAGESYVLRFEGNEPGEVFDDVVGGGRHSLVLQFKTDGQGEAEKGGDKGGMMSLLQEWGEEKQGECQAGGEDSQGESFVLHFHTETEDSGPSSASFSQEQNNNLQLPCIPNQSLVPLDGQEVVFELGSEAKRAQEAQEGMQMIALIKGEGGMVGKGGTGCNIAGDAVSEEQAMGSIFQLEHGDEIVIIEVSTSSLREGRVEAEGEVAHGGEAKGEGVMADSKENPAEEHDPSECAEGQASAEDTSNEDTISNSKE, encoded by the exons ATGGCCAATTCTGTGGCCTTGGTTGTTCAGGCAGAACTTCTGCCGCCTCAGTCCGCTGCCCCCCTATCTCCTTTTCCAACGCTTCTTGTGTCGGGAGAGGATGGCGAGGAAGACCGGGAGAGGGAGGAGATGGGGGATGGAGACAAAAGTGTTGGCAAAGGTGGACAGGAAGTGGTTCTGGACATGGTGACATCAGCGGTGTCGGGTGGGCCTCACCAACCCGACCAGTCAGATCATCCCTTCCAGTGCCTGGACTGCGGCAAGAGCTTCAGGTGGTCGTCCAGGCTGACTCACCACCAGCGGAGCCACAACAACGAGAGACCCTACCGCTGCAGCATCTGCCCCAAGGCCTTCAAGGgctcctctgctctgctctaccACCAACG GTCTCATTCAGGGGAGAAGCCTTATAAATGCCAAGACTGTGGCAAAGCTTTTAAGCGCTCTTCTCTTCTCCAG GTCCATCAGAGCGTGCACACGGGCGTCCGCACTTTCTTGTGCCCCTATTGCCCCCTGACCTTCAAGTGGAGTTCTCACTATCAGTACCACCTGCGGCAGCACACTGGAGAGTGCCCCTACCCCTGTGACACTTGCCCCAAGGCTTTCAAGAACTCGAGCAGCCTCAGGCGacacaaaaatgtccaccttGGTCTGAAGCCCTACACATGCTCGGTGTGCAACAAGTCCTTCACCCAGTCTACGAACCTGAGGCAGCACATGAGGATACACACAGGCGAGCGGCCGTATATCTGCGGCGAGTGTGGGCGAAGCTTTACGCATTCATCCAACCTGGCTCTACACAAGAACTCTCACTCTAGCCTCAATGCAGGACAGAAGGAGGGGAAGAAGGGAGCAGAGGGagggaaaagaaatgaaattgtGGAGGTCATAGTCAATTCAGAGGAAGTAACGTCATCCATGTTGACAGATATGGTGGGATTTGTGAGCCAGGAAGGGGCTGATGGAGTCGGGGTGGGGATGGAAGAAGTGTTCCTGTCAACCGCTgctcctggttcaaatccaggtCTTCTACCACAGCTCACCCTCACTCCCTCTGGGGAGGCTGTGTGCACGACCAGGGCCATCGGCACCGAGGTTCATCTGAGCACTGGCACCGGAGCCAGCGTGCTGCTTTACAGCTGCGGCAGCTGCAGCAACACCTTCAGCACGCGGAGGCAGCTGGAGGAGCACCAAGCCATCCACATGGCTCCCGAGGAGCACCGAGCCAGTGGGGAGGCGGGACAGGAGGCAGGCATGGAGGTTGGGGATGGGCTGGTGGGTGCTGGACACCTCCTGGCTGATTTTGAAGAAGTTGTGGAGACGACTTCAGTGGCTGAAAGCGGACAGTCGTCTGAGGTCCTGCTTGGGTTATCAGATGGTGGTAGTACA GTTTGTCCTGAGGGCGTGGCCACCACCCAGGCTCAGTTCGATCTTCTGCAGAGCTTCACAGAGGTGACTCAGAACTCCAGTGCTGCTCAACCAGAGACCGGAACCACATGGGCTGGGCTGTCATGTGGCTACTGCAATAAGACCTTCAAGACCAGCGGAGGCCTCAACAGACATGTGTCACTG ATGCACTCCCTTTCATCACAGTCCCGCTCCCAGTTCAGCTGCTCCGCCTGTGACCGTTCTTTCCCGCTCCTCTCCTCGCTGCTCACCCACCAGCACTCCCACACCCCGGAGCAGCGTCTCCTGGCCGAGGCAGAGGCTGAGATAGTGTGTCCTCCGTCGCTTTCCCTGTCACTCCCTCTGCCGTCCTCTCCAGGCCAGGGCGACAAGCAGCAGGAGGCCCAGGGGGAGTTGCACGTCAACATCATAGCCGTTGGACAGGAGCAAGAGGAGCAGTCGGCCAAGCCAACTAAACCCCACAAAAAGACAGGATCCAGCAAGAGCACTCCAGCTGGAG AGAGGCCATACCGCTGTTTAGAGTGCGGAAAAGCCTTCAAAGGTTCATCAGGGCTGAAGTACCACATGAGGGATCACACCGGGGAGaagccctaccgctgcaccgaGTGTGGAAAGAGCTTCAAGAGGTCATCCCTGCTCTCTATCCATCAGAGG GTACATACTGGAGTGCGAGCATTCCAGTGCCCCCACTGTCCCCTCACCTTCAAATGGAGCTCTCACTACCAGTACCACTTACGGCAGCACACGGGTGAAAGACCGTATGTGTGTAAAGAGTGTGGCAAGTCTTTCAAGAACACCAGCTGTCTGCGCAGACACAGTCAGATGCATTCTGGACTGCGGCCTCACACGTGCTCCATCTGCTCCAAGTCCTTCTCCCAGACGTCAAATCTCAAGCAG CACGAACGAACTCATTCTGGGGAGAGGCCTTTTCAGTGCACTCACTGCACCAAAAGCTTCACGCACTCTTCCAATCTCCAGCTTCACCTCCGCACGCACTCGTTACGCAAAGACTACAAATGCCCGTACTGCTCCAAAGAGTTTGTGATGCACTCATATTTGCAGAGACACATTCGCACACACGGCAGTGACGTTGCCCTGCCGGACGGTGGGGGTAAAGACGGCATGGCTGTGAAAGCCAACATGGGAGGAGTTACCACCACCACAACCCTGCTCAACCCCATCACTCTGAAAGCCTCGGATAACAGTCTGATTGTCTCCCAGCCAGCACTTAATATTCCTCCAAACACCTCCCAGAACTACTTTATGATTCAGACAGCCAGCGGCCTGCAGCTCATTCCTCTGTCCTCCCCTACGCCGgtttctcctcctccaccccctcctcctcctcctcctcaggccCAGTCGCAAAACTTTCTCCTTCTGCAGTGCCCGTTGAATAATGGCAGCCAGTCGAGTTTGATTCTGGTCCCTGCCGCAAGCAACCCTCCTCCAGCGCCTGATCCTCAGTCCCTTCCTGTCCTTCAGACCATACAGACATTCCAGCCCGTCGTCagccaaacacaaacacagatacCCCAATTTCCAGCTGTTTCCCAGCAACAGCAGACCAGGATCATAATTACTAACAATAATAACAATGCACACCCTCCTGTCCCCATAACAACTCCCAGCGTCTTAGCCAGCTCCCTGCTGACCAAGCCTATTTTAGGGAGGAGCACACGGACAGCGCGGGGTCGTCGGGGCCGCAAACCcaaagctgctctgcagaaatctgCAACAACTCCTGTCACtccacctgtagggggtgctgttcCTGTAACAAACTGTGAAGTAGAGAGTGGCCTCCTCCCTGAACCTGCTGCTTCAGCGGCCCCAGTGTCATCATCATCTACTCTAACCCTGGTTTCCAGCTGTCCCCTGTCAGCATCTTCCTCACCCGTTGCCCCAACGCTGTCACAGTCTTCCACTTCCGGGTGCCCGCTGTCCGTCTCCAACATTACCCCTGCCGGCACTGCAGCCTCAGCCCCCGTGTGCTCTGCTGTCTGTCCAGAGAGAGAAGCTGGTTCTTCAGCAGAGCAAATGAGGGAAGGGGAAGGTCTGATCGGGAAACAGCTGGTTCTATGTTTTGACAATGAAGAACAAGCAAAGGACGGAGTGAGTCTCGAGCAGGCCGGGGAGTCGTATGTGCTACGGTTTGAGGGCAACGAACCTGGGGAGGTCTTTGATGATGTGGTGGGTGGAGGTCGACACTCGCTTGTGTTACAGTTCAAGACAGACGGGCAAGGTGAGGCAGAGAAAGGGGGAGATAAAGGAGGCATGATGTCACTCCTGCAAGAATGGGGTGAAGAAAAACAGGGTGAGTGCCAAGCTGGGGGCGAAGACAGTCAGGGggagtcctttgtcctccaCTTTCACACTGAGACAGAGGACAGTGGTCCATCCAGTGCATCCTTCAGCCAAGAGCAGAACAACAACCTGCAGCTGCCCTGCATTCCTAACCAAAGTTTAGTACCCCTGGATGGACAGGAAGTGGTGTTTGAGCTCGGAAGTGAAGCAAAGAGGGCACAAGAAGCCCAGGAGGGCATGCAGATGATAGCCTTAATTAAAGGTGAAGGAGGAATGGTGGGAAAGGGCGGCACAGGGTGCAACATTGCAGGAGATGCAGTGTCTGAAGAACAAGCAATGGGAAGTATATTCCAGCTGGAACACGGGGATGAAATTGTAATAATTGAAGTCAGCACAAGCAGTTTAAGAGAAGGTAGAGTGGAGGCAGAGGGGGAGGTGGCACACGGCGGTGAAGCAAAGGGCGAAGGTGTCATGGCAGATTCCAAGGAAAACCCTGCAGAAGAGCACGATCCATCCGAGTGTGCAGAAGGACAAGCGTCAGCAGAAGACACGAGCAACGAGGACACAATATCTAACTCCAAAGAATAA